The genomic stretch TCATCAAAGCTGACGAAGTAGTACTGAATCTTGCCGTCACGTGTGCCGAGTACATAGGTATTACAGGTGCCGCGGGCGTGAATCATCGTGGCCTCCGTCGATGCGGGACCGGCAATCCGGTTCACTTCCTGGCGGCTCATGCCTTTTTTCACATCCTTCACTACCGGTTTGGTGAGGAAATTTTCCGCACGATCATAAGCGACACAGCCAGAAAGCATCAGCGCACTTGCCGCGATACACATGAGTAAACGATTTTTCTTCATGGCATGACCTCA from Dickeya fangzhongdai encodes the following:
- the osmE gene encoding osmotically-inducible lipoprotein OsmE; translated protein: MKKNRLLMCIAASALMLSGCVAYDRAENFLTKPVVKDVKKGMSRQEVNRIAGPASTEATMIHARGTCNTYVLGTRDGKIQYYFVSFDETGHVLNKGFQSCQEYDTNPKL